A genomic window from Agrobacterium tumefaciens includes:
- a CDS encoding FAD-binding dehydrogenase, which produces MERYDVIVVGAGLAGLVAATEAVERGLSVCLVDQEGEQNLGGQAFWSLGGLFFIDSPEQRLMRVRDSLDLARQDWFGSAGFDRSEDHWPQRWAEAYLNFAAGEKREWLHRLGMRWFPVVGWAERGGALAHGHGNSVPRFHVTWGTGPGVLAPFAEKAKTMAASGRLTLRFRHRVDRLDITDGRVTGISGAVLATDPVLRGQQSSRDVAGDFTIAASAVIVSSGGIGGNQELVRRNWPVERLGKPPANMVCGVPAHVDGRMIAISETAGGTVINRDRMWHYTEGVRNHDPIWPGHGIRILPGPSSFWCDADGNRLTAPAMPGFDTLGTLKMLGERGSGHSWFILTKAIIKKEFALSGSEQNPDLTGKDVRLLLKRLGKEPPGPVQAFMECGEDFAVRDTLEELVPAMNAISGDDRLDIGHLRHQIEARDREIENGFCKDAQVTAIHGARRYLGDRLMRTAKPHRLLDPAMGPLIAVRLHVLTRKTLGGLHTDLEARVLDGAGAPVPGLYAAGEVAGFGGGGMHGYNALEGTFLGGCLFSGRVAGRKVLA; this is translated from the coding sequence ATGGAGCGGTATGATGTGATTGTTGTCGGTGCGGGGCTTGCTGGACTGGTCGCGGCAACGGAGGCTGTCGAGCGTGGTCTCAGCGTTTGCCTTGTGGATCAGGAAGGAGAGCAGAACCTTGGCGGGCAGGCTTTCTGGTCGCTCGGTGGGCTGTTTTTCATCGATAGTCCCGAGCAGCGCCTTATGCGGGTGCGCGACAGTCTTGATCTGGCGAGGCAGGATTGGTTTGGTTCGGCCGGTTTTGATCGCTCAGAAGATCATTGGCCGCAACGGTGGGCCGAAGCCTATCTCAATTTCGCCGCCGGCGAGAAACGTGAATGGTTGCATCGGCTGGGCATGCGCTGGTTTCCGGTGGTTGGCTGGGCCGAGCGTGGCGGCGCCCTTGCCCATGGCCACGGCAATTCCGTGCCGCGTTTCCACGTCACATGGGGCACGGGTCCCGGCGTGCTGGCGCCTTTTGCTGAAAAGGCGAAAACCATGGCAGCGAGCGGCCGGCTAACCCTCCGGTTTCGTCATCGCGTCGATCGGCTGGATATCACCGACGGCCGCGTGACTGGCATTTCCGGCGCTGTTCTTGCAACGGATCCGGTGTTGCGCGGACAACAGAGCAGCCGGGACGTAGCGGGGGATTTCACCATTGCGGCCTCGGCCGTCATCGTCAGTTCCGGCGGCATCGGCGGCAATCAGGAGCTGGTGCGGCGTAACTGGCCGGTAGAGCGGCTCGGCAAGCCTCCCGCGAACATGGTGTGCGGCGTACCCGCTCATGTGGATGGTCGGATGATCGCGATTTCGGAAACAGCTGGTGGAACGGTCATCAATCGCGACCGGATGTGGCACTATACCGAAGGCGTGAGAAACCATGATCCGATCTGGCCGGGCCACGGTATCCGCATCCTGCCCGGCCCTTCGTCCTTCTGGTGTGATGCGGATGGAAACCGGCTCACAGCGCCCGCCATGCCGGGCTTCGATACGCTCGGCACGCTTAAAATGCTGGGCGAGCGCGGCAGCGGCCATAGCTGGTTCATCTTGACCAAGGCGATCATCAAGAAAGAATTCGCTCTTTCAGGCTCGGAGCAAAATCCTGATCTGACGGGTAAAGATGTGCGGCTGCTCCTCAAACGTCTGGGCAAAGAGCCACCCGGGCCGGTACAGGCTTTCATGGAGTGCGGGGAGGATTTTGCTGTCCGCGACACGCTGGAAGAACTTGTACCGGCGATGAATGCAATCAGCGGCGATGACCGATTGGATATTGGCCATCTTCGCCACCAGATAGAGGCGCGCGACCGTGAGATCGAAAACGGTTTCTGCAAGGATGCGCAGGTGACGGCAATCCATGGCGCACGTCGTTATCTTGGCGACAGGCTGATGCGCACCGCAAAACCACATCGGCTGCTCGATCCCGCGATGGGACCATTAATCGCCGTGCGCCTGCATGTGTTGACACGCAAGACGCTGGGCGGTCTGCATACGGACCTTGAGGCGCGCGTGCTGGATGGTGCCGGTGCGCCGGTGCCGGGTCTTTATGCCGCCGGTGAGGTGGCGGGTTTCGGCGGTGGCGGCATGCACGGCTATAATGCGCTTGAGGGCACATTCCTTGGTGGTTGCCTGTTTTCAGGCCGTGTTGCAGGGCGCAAAGTGCTGGCGTGA
- a CDS encoding peptidoglycan -binding protein, producing the protein MALARNRRRDRGVDYWPGFVDALSTLLMAIMFLLTVFVLAQFVLSREITGKDEVLTRLNSQIAELTELLAMEKGNKQDIEDALASLQSTLAASENERSRLQSLLDAGSGNNASANARIGSLTGELDDQKQANSRASAQIELLNQQIAALRAQIASVEAALQASEAKDASSQVKIADLGRRLNVALAQRVQELNRYRSDFFGRLREILSDRENIRIVGDRFVFQSEVLFPSGGNELNPEGQAEMEKLATALIDLAKEIPAEINWVLRVDGHTDNVQLSGSGRYRDNWELSSARATSVVKFLISKGVPSNRLVAAGFGEYQPIAEGDTPEARQQNRRIELKLTER; encoded by the coding sequence ATGGCGCTTGCGCGCAACCGCCGCCGCGACAGGGGTGTGGATTATTGGCCGGGTTTCGTCGATGCGCTCTCGACGCTGCTCATGGCCATCATGTTTCTGCTCACGGTTTTCGTGCTGGCGCAATTCGTGCTGTCGCGGGAAATCACCGGCAAGGACGAGGTGCTGACGCGCCTCAACAGCCAGATAGCGGAACTGACCGAGCTTTTGGCCATGGAAAAGGGCAACAAGCAGGATATCGAGGACGCACTGGCGAGCCTTCAATCCACCCTTGCCGCATCCGAAAACGAACGCTCGCGCCTGCAGTCGCTTCTTGATGCGGGATCGGGCAACAATGCAAGCGCCAATGCCCGGATCGGTAGCCTTACCGGCGAACTGGACGACCAGAAACAGGCAAATTCCCGTGCCTCCGCCCAGATCGAATTGCTCAACCAGCAGATTGCGGCACTCAGGGCGCAGATCGCTTCGGTGGAGGCTGCGCTTCAGGCTTCGGAAGCCAAGGATGCCTCGTCTCAGGTCAAGATCGCCGATCTCGGCCGTCGCCTCAATGTGGCGCTGGCGCAGAGGGTGCAGGAACTGAACCGTTATCGGTCTGATTTCTTCGGGCGTCTGCGCGAAATCCTCTCGGATCGCGAAAATATCCGTATCGTCGGTGACCGTTTCGTCTTCCAGTCCGAAGTGCTGTTTCCTTCCGGTGGCAACGAGCTTAATCCGGAAGGGCAGGCTGAGATGGAGAAGCTGGCGACGGCTTTGATCGATCTTGCCAAGGAAATCCCGGCGGAGATCAACTGGGTCCTGCGCGTTGACGGTCATACGGACAATGTCCAGCTTTCCGGCTCCGGCCGTTACCGCGACAATTGGGAACTTTCCTCAGCCCGCGCCACCTCGGTGGTGAAATTCCTGATCTCCAAGGGCGTTCCGTCAAACCGTCTGGTTGCTGCCGGGTTCGGCGAATATCAGCCGATTGCAGAAGGCGACACGCCGGAAGCGCGCCAGCAGAACCGCCGTATCGAACTGAAGCTCACCGAGCGCTAG
- a CDS encoding flagellar motor protein MotA has translation MADSELLDLGVEKPVTTRQYSHKLSSPTPFLWTMVLFLILVGFLAAILYRQAHTAFMTNPGLNGFILGVLAIGIILVFTQTMSLRSEVRWFNAFRAAGSVEKVGRAPKLLAPMSTLIGKRGEVRLSAVTQRTILDSIATRLDETRDTSRYLVGLLVFLGLLGTFWGLIGTIGAISNVIQSLDPSAGDSNDILGSLKAGLTAPLAGMGTAFSSSLLGLSGSLILGFLDLQAGRAQNRFYTQLENWLSSVTDTSAEMPREFKAEPGAVVSTERSLAAMTSLAEGIQGLVKNMRSEQQMLRDWIEAQQEESRSLRRTLDRLSTRIDGETKSSGRTRHDNGSE, from the coding sequence ATGGCGGATTCGGAGTTACTTGATCTCGGCGTCGAGAAGCCGGTGACCACGCGGCAATACAGCCACAAGCTGTCCAGCCCGACACCGTTTCTCTGGACGATGGTTCTGTTTCTGATCCTCGTCGGTTTCCTAGCGGCCATTCTTTACCGGCAGGCGCACACCGCCTTCATGACGAACCCGGGTCTCAACGGTTTCATTCTCGGCGTTCTCGCCATCGGCATCATTCTGGTGTTCACGCAGACAATGAGCCTGCGTTCGGAAGTGCGCTGGTTCAACGCGTTCCGCGCCGCCGGCAGCGTTGAGAAGGTTGGCCGCGCGCCAAAACTGCTTGCCCCCATGAGCACGCTGATCGGCAAGCGCGGTGAGGTCCGGCTTTCCGCCGTTACGCAGCGCACGATCCTCGATTCCATCGCGACTCGCCTTGATGAGACACGCGATACCTCGCGTTATCTCGTTGGCCTTCTGGTTTTCCTTGGCCTGCTCGGCACCTTCTGGGGCCTCATTGGCACCATTGGCGCCATCAGCAACGTCATCCAGTCGCTTGATCCAAGCGCCGGCGACAGCAACGATATTCTCGGCTCCCTCAAGGCCGGCCTGACCGCGCCGCTGGCGGGCATGGGAACGGCGTTTTCCTCATCGCTGCTTGGTCTTTCGGGCTCGCTGATCCTCGGATTTCTCGATCTTCAGGCAGGCCGCGCCCAGAATCGTTTTTACACCCAGCTCGAGAACTGGCTGTCTTCCGTGACGGATACCTCGGCGGAAATGCCGAGGGAGTTCAAGGCTGAACCCGGTGCAGTTGTCAGCACCGAGCGTTCGCTCGCGGCCATGACCAGCCTTGCCGAGGGCATTCAGGGCCTGGTCAAGAATATGCGCAGCGAACAGCAGATGCTGCGCGACTGGATCGAGGCGCAGCAGGAGGAATCGAGGTCGCTCCGGCGCACGCTCGATCGGCTGTCGACACGCATCGACGGGGAGACAAAATCCTCCGGACGCACCCGGCACGATAACGGGAGCGAGTAG
- a CDS encoding inositol monophosphatase, producing MARSALLNVMVQAAIKAGKSLSRDFGEVQNLQVSVKGPSDFVSQADLKAEKIVRDELMKARPTYDFLGEEGGEEKGSDGAHRWIVDPLDGTTNFLHGIPHFAVSIALERNGEVVAGVIFNPATDELYTAERGGGAFLNDRRIRVAARKALTDCVIGCGVPHLGRGNHGKFLVELRHVMGEAAGIRRMGAAALDLAYVAAGRLDGFWEADLSPWDMAAGLVLIREAGGFASDIKGGTDIFGSGTVAAGNEYIHKSLVEVANRPIPGR from the coding sequence ATGGCCCGTTCAGCCCTTCTCAATGTCATGGTTCAGGCCGCCATCAAGGCGGGTAAGTCTTTGTCGCGTGACTTCGGTGAAGTGCAGAACCTTCAGGTTTCGGTCAAGGGACCGAGTGACTTCGTGTCACAGGCAGACCTCAAGGCCGAGAAGATCGTGCGCGATGAACTGATGAAGGCCCGCCCCACCTACGACTTCCTGGGCGAGGAAGGCGGCGAGGAAAAAGGCAGTGATGGCGCCCATCGCTGGATCGTCGATCCGCTTGATGGCACGACCAATTTCCTGCACGGCATTCCGCATTTCGCCGTTTCCATCGCGCTGGAGCGTAACGGTGAAGTCGTCGCCGGCGTGATCTTCAACCCGGCGACCGACGAACTCTATACTGCCGAGCGTGGCGGCGGCGCCTTCCTCAACGATCGCCGCATTCGTGTTGCAGCGCGTAAGGCGTTGACCGATTGCGTCATCGGCTGCGGTGTGCCGCATCTCGGCCGTGGCAATCACGGTAAATTCCTCGTCGAGCTCCGTCACGTCATGGGTGAAGCGGCCGGCATTCGCCGCATGGGCGCGGCAGCACTTGACCTTGCCTATGTTGCTGCGGGCCGTCTCGACGGTTTCTGGGAGGCGGATCTTTCGCCCTGGGACATGGCGGCCGGTCTGGTGCTGATTCGCGAGGCCGGTGGCTTCGCCTCTGATATCAAGGGCGGCACGGACATCTTCGGCAGCGGTACTGTTGCGGCTGGAAATGAATATATCCACAAGTCGCTTGTGGAAGTCGCCAACCGCCCGATACCGGGCCGCTGA
- a CDS encoding sel1 repeat family protein: protein MFMRSVPFCLSVSLMTLIFGASAGIAFAQSGPQSESNALSRQMEDEAQPSRQGRVQSEEQKDLQPSQGVNVYQRMGAELPALPPEKEFKGRVDEAYGHFQRGEYVQALDKALNRAQNGDAAAQTLVAEMMSRGLGIARDEKTAAFWYQQAAQGGDAVAMFKFALILMEGKFVTRDKVKADDYMRRAAEAGNASAQFNWGQILVSENPGAKGLLMAMPFYEKSAEQGIADAQYAVSQIYWSLKDVPAEKKAKARDWLMRAAKAGYDTAQVDLGIWLVNGFGGERNLDEGFRWLYGAAQRGNVVAQNKVAHLYIQALGTRPDPVEAAKWYVLSRRAGLKDPALEDFYLGITDEQQKKAIEAANRFRPV, encoded by the coding sequence ATGTTCATGCGCTCGGTTCCTTTCTGCCTTTCCGTTTCGCTGATGACGCTGATTTTTGGCGCGTCGGCGGGCATTGCTTTTGCCCAGTCCGGACCGCAGAGCGAAAGCAACGCGCTTTCCCGGCAGATGGAGGATGAGGCGCAGCCTTCCCGTCAGGGCAGGGTGCAATCGGAAGAACAGAAGGATTTGCAACCGTCGCAGGGCGTCAACGTCTATCAGCGCATGGGGGCCGAACTGCCGGCCCTGCCGCCTGAAAAGGAGTTCAAGGGCAGGGTGGACGAGGCCTACGGTCATTTCCAGCGCGGTGAATATGTGCAGGCGCTCGACAAGGCGTTGAACCGCGCGCAGAACGGCGATGCGGCTGCCCAGACGCTGGTGGCGGAAATGATGTCGCGCGGGCTCGGCATTGCCCGTGACGAAAAGACAGCGGCTTTCTGGTACCAGCAGGCGGCGCAGGGTGGTGACGCCGTCGCCATGTTCAAATTCGCCCTGATCCTGATGGAAGGTAAATTCGTCACCCGCGACAAGGTGAAGGCCGACGATTACATGCGCCGGGCCGCGGAAGCCGGCAATGCCTCGGCCCAGTTCAACTGGGGGCAGATCCTGGTTTCGGAAAATCCTGGTGCCAAGGGATTGCTGATGGCCATGCCGTTTTATGAGAAATCCGCCGAACAGGGCATTGCCGACGCGCAATATGCGGTGTCGCAGATTTACTGGTCGCTCAAGGATGTGCCTGCCGAAAAGAAGGCCAAGGCAAGGGACTGGCTGATGCGGGCCGCGAAGGCGGGCTACGATACCGCGCAGGTCGATCTCGGCATCTGGCTGGTCAATGGTTTTGGCGGCGAGCGAAATCTGGATGAGGGCTTCCGCTGGCTTTATGGCGCTGCACAGCGCGGCAATGTCGTGGCCCAGAACAAGGTGGCGCACCTCTATATTCAGGCACTGGGCACCCGACCCGACCCGGTGGAAGCGGCTAAATGGTATGTGCTTTCCCGGCGTGCAGGGCTCAAGGATCCGGCTCTTGAGGATTTTTATCTCGGCATCACCGACGAGCAGCAGAAAAAGGCGATCGAGGCGGCAAATCGGTTCCGCCCGGTGTGA
- a CDS encoding thiamine phosphate synthase encodes MTIVEDRCRLVLIVPQSDDAQKQATDVEEALRGGDVASVIIPQYGLDDASFQKRAELIVPLVQKAGAAALIAGDSRVAGRVKADGLHVAGNAEALAEAVENFTPKMIVGGGNADDRHKALEQGESNPDYVFFGKLEGDIKPEAHPKNLALGEWWASMIEIPAIVMGGTDPSSVIAVAETGVEFVAMRSGVFDNAAGAAQAVSEINALLDEKAPRFGG; translated from the coding sequence ATGACCATAGTTGAAGACCGTTGCCGCCTTGTTCTGATCGTCCCGCAATCGGACGATGCGCAAAAGCAGGCGACAGATGTGGAAGAAGCACTGCGGGGCGGCGATGTGGCCTCGGTCATCATTCCGCAATACGGTCTGGATGACGCCTCTTTCCAGAAGCGTGCCGAACTGATCGTGCCTCTCGTCCAGAAGGCGGGTGCGGCTGCGCTCATCGCGGGCGATAGCCGGGTTGCGGGCCGGGTGAAGGCGGACGGCCTGCATGTGGCGGGCAATGCCGAGGCGCTTGCCGAAGCCGTTGAAAATTTCACGCCCAAGATGATCGTCGGCGGCGGCAATGCGGATGACCGTCACAAGGCTCTGGAACAGGGTGAGTCCAATCCGGACTACGTCTTTTTTGGCAAGCTCGAAGGCGACATCAAGCCGGAAGCGCACCCCAAAAATCTGGCGCTTGGCGAGTGGTGGGCTTCGATGATCGAAATCCCGGCCATCGTCATGGGCGGCACGGATCCATCCTCGGTGATTGCCGTTGCTGAAACCGGTGTGGAATTTGTGGCGATGCGCAGCGGCGTTTTCGACAATGCTGCCGGCGCCGCCCAGGCCGTTTCTGAAATCAACGCGTTGCTTGACGAAAAAGCGCCACGGTTTGGCGGTTGA
- a CDS encoding sulfite exporter TauE/SafE family protein encodes MLTDFHFFLVAIPAVVLVGLSKGGLGGALALMGVPLMALAIPPVQAAAIFLPILIVMDLVALWAWRHHNHRQTLLIMLPGAIAGIALGWATSSLISADAMRLVVASVTILFVLRYFHESFKSRNGQQIPARPQRPAAATLWSSLSGYASFVAHAGGPPFQIYVLPLKLDPKTYTGMSVRFFAIMNAIKLIPYFALGALDATNLKTSASLLPVAMLATLAGARVVKYLKPSVFYPLMYTMALIAALKLLWDGLPF; translated from the coding sequence ATGCTGACCGATTTTCATTTTTTCCTCGTCGCCATCCCCGCAGTCGTGCTTGTCGGCCTTTCCAAGGGTGGTTTGGGCGGCGCGCTGGCGCTGATGGGCGTGCCGCTGATGGCGCTTGCAATCCCGCCGGTACAGGCAGCGGCGATCTTCCTGCCGATCCTGATCGTGATGGATCTCGTGGCGCTTTGGGCGTGGCGACACCACAATCACCGGCAGACGCTCCTCATCATGCTGCCCGGCGCAATCGCCGGCATCGCACTCGGCTGGGCAACCTCGAGCCTCATATCTGCAGATGCGATGCGGCTTGTCGTCGCCTCGGTGACGATCCTCTTCGTGCTGCGCTATTTCCACGAGAGCTTCAAAAGCCGCAACGGGCAGCAAATCCCGGCCAGACCACAACGGCCGGCCGCCGCAACGCTCTGGTCCAGCCTTTCGGGTTATGCGAGTTTTGTCGCCCATGCGGGCGGCCCGCCCTTCCAGATCTATGTCCTGCCGCTGAAGCTCGACCCCAAGACCTATACCGGCATGAGCGTGCGTTTCTTCGCCATCATGAACGCGATCAAGCTCATTCCCTATTTTGCGCTGGGCGCGCTGGACGCCACCAACCTCAAGACCTCGGCCAGCCTTTTGCCAGTCGCAATGCTGGCGACGCTCGCCGGTGCAAGGGTGGTGAAATACCTGAAACCATCGGTGTTTTACCCGCTGATGTATACCATGGCGCTGATCGCGGCCCTGAAACTGCTATGGGACGGACTGCCCTTTTAG
- a CDS encoding DUF465 domain-containing protein, which yields MTIQAHIASLEKKHGALEEELESILASPSSDDTEIADLKRRKLRLKDELQRLKASTRH from the coding sequence ATGACCATTCAGGCTCATATTGCATCGCTCGAAAAGAAACACGGTGCTCTGGAGGAAGAGCTCGAAAGTATTCTTGCTTCCCCGTCTTCGGACGACACAGAGATCGCTGACCTCAAACGTCGAAAACTGCGCCTGAAGGATGAACTGCAGAGGCTTAAAGCCTCCACAAGGCATTAA
- a CDS encoding YdcH family protein gives MPDQDQADIRLTLARLRQEHEDYDAAINAMIQTSCDALRIQRMKKKKLAVKDKMTQLEDQVIPDIIA, from the coding sequence ATGCCCGATCAGGACCAGGCGGACATCAGGCTCACGCTGGCGCGGCTGCGCCAGGAGCATGAGGATTATGACGCTGCGATCAATGCGATGATCCAGACCAGCTGCGATGCGCTGAGGATACAGCGCATGAAGAAGAAGAAGCTGGCCGTCAAGGACAAGATGACCCAGCTCGAAGACCAGGTCATTCCCGATATCATTGCCTGA
- the purE gene encoding 5-(carboxyamino)imidazole ribonucleotide mutase has protein sequence MGSQSDWETMKNAADTLDALDVEYEARIISAHRTPDRLYDFANGAKDEGFKVIIAGAGGAAHLPGMTAAMTPLPVFGVPVQSKTMSGQDSLYSIVQMPAGIPVGTLAIGKAGAINAALLAAAVLALSDEDLADRLDAWRARQSAAVAEYPMDSAQ, from the coding sequence ATGGGCAGCCAGTCCGACTGGGAGACCATGAAAAACGCCGCCGATACGCTGGATGCGCTGGATGTGGAATATGAAGCCCGCATCATTTCCGCCCACCGCACGCCGGATCGACTTTATGATTTCGCCAATGGCGCAAAGGATGAGGGCTTCAAGGTCATCATCGCCGGTGCCGGCGGCGCTGCCCATCTGCCAGGCATGACGGCCGCCATGACCCCGCTTCCGGTCTTCGGCGTTCCGGTGCAGTCTAAGACGATGTCCGGACAGGACAGCCTCTATTCCATCGTCCAGATGCCCGCCGGCATCCCCGTCGGCACGCTCGCCATCGGCAAGGCCGGCGCAATCAACGCCGCCCTTCTTGCGGCAGCGGTTCTGGCGCTCAGTGACGAGGATCTTGCTGACAGGCTTGATGCGTGGCGCGCGCGCCAGTCGGCGGCTGTGGCCGAATATCCCATGGACAGCGCCCAGTGA
- a CDS encoding 5-(carboxyamino)imidazole ribonucleotide synthase has translation MDTNNLTKGNLTIGIIGGGQLGRMLAMAAARLNHRTIVLEPQADCPAAQVCNSQIVADYDDETALAELAGLCDVVTYEFENVPVAAAETLAASVPVYPPPQALSASQDRLTEKRFLNGCGIPTADFRAVDSQDDLDAALAAFGGKGVLKTRRMGYDGKGQRLFRGGEDITGAFEALGGVPLILESFVAFEREISIIAARFRDGTVTCYDPAENVHLNGILHTSTVPAALSDGAKDVAVQSAEKLLAALDYVGVIGIEFFVLPDGSLVANEMAPRVHNTGHWTEAACVISQFEQHMRAVSGLVPGSTARHSDCVMTNLIGDDIDDVPAWLSKKDCLVHLYGKTEARPGRKMGHVTELLHIGKASVF, from the coding sequence ATGGACACCAATAATTTGACCAAGGGCAACCTCACCATCGGCATTATCGGCGGCGGACAGCTCGGCCGCATGCTGGCAATGGCCGCAGCCCGCCTCAACCACCGCACCATCGTGCTGGAGCCCCAGGCCGATTGTCCGGCCGCACAGGTCTGCAACAGCCAGATCGTCGCGGACTATGACGATGAAACCGCGCTTGCCGAACTCGCCGGTCTTTGCGATGTCGTGACTTACGAATTCGAGAACGTGCCCGTTGCGGCAGCCGAGACGCTCGCCGCCTCCGTTCCTGTCTATCCACCCCCGCAGGCGCTCAGCGCCTCGCAGGACCGGCTGACGGAGAAGCGCTTCCTCAACGGTTGCGGCATTCCGACCGCCGATTTTCGCGCCGTGGACAGCCAGGACGATCTGGACGCAGCATTAGCCGCTTTCGGCGGCAAAGGCGTGTTGAAAACCCGCCGCATGGGCTATGACGGCAAGGGCCAGCGTCTTTTCCGGGGCGGCGAGGACATCACGGGCGCTTTCGAGGCGCTTGGCGGCGTGCCGCTTATCCTCGAAAGCTTCGTTGCCTTCGAGCGGGAGATATCGATCATCGCCGCCCGGTTCAGGGACGGCACGGTCACCTGCTACGATCCCGCCGAGAACGTTCACCTGAACGGCATTCTGCATACTTCGACCGTGCCGGCAGCGCTTTCCGACGGGGCGAAGGATGTTGCCGTACAGTCGGCGGAAAAGCTTCTGGCGGCGCTCGATTATGTCGGCGTGATCGGCATCGAATTCTTCGTCCTGCCCGATGGTTCGCTGGTCGCCAATGAAATGGCGCCGCGTGTTCACAATACCGGGCACTGGACGGAAGCCGCCTGCGTGATCTCGCAATTCGAACAGCATATGCGTGCGGTCTCGGGTCTTGTTCCCGGCAGCACGGCCCGCCATTCGGATTGCGTCATGACCAACCTCATCGGCGATGACATCGACGATGTTCCGGCATGGCTGTCGAAAAAAGACTGCCTCGTGCATCTCTATGGCAAGACCGAAGCGCGCCCCGGCCGCAAGATGGGCCATGTGACAGAGCTTTTGCACATAGGAAAAGCCTCAGTCTTTTAA
- the rpmJ gene encoding 50S ribosomal protein L36, whose protein sequence is MKIKNSLKALKARHRDNRLVRRKGRVYIINKQNPRFKARQG, encoded by the coding sequence ATGAAAATCAAGAATTCGCTTAAAGCGCTTAAGGCCCGTCATCGCGATAACCGCCTGGTTCGCCGCAAGGGCCGCGTCTACATCATCAACAAGCAGAACCCGCGCTTCAAGGCTCGTCAGGGCTGA
- a CDS encoding DUF2312 domain-containing protein, translating to MDETSTTETVAAAELRQFIERVERLEEEKAAIQGDIKDVMGEAKGRGYDTKAIRTIIRLRKKDANERIEEETILQTYMAALGME from the coding sequence ATGGACGAAACCAGCACCACCGAAACCGTCGCCGCCGCCGAACTGCGTCAATTCATCGAGCGCGTCGAGCGTCTCGAAGAAGAAAAGGCCGCCATCCAGGGCGACATCAAGGATGTCATGGGCGAGGCGAAGGGTCGTGGTTATGACACCAAGGCGATCCGCACCATCATCCGCCTGCGCAAGAAGGATGCCAACGAGCGTATTGAGGAAGAAACCATCCTGCAGACCTATATGGCCGCGCTTGGCATGGAATGA
- a CDS encoding DUF1244 domain-containing protein yields MTTQNDKQQIEFEAAAFRRLVQHLRERHDVQNIDMMNLAGFCRNCLSNWYREAAEEAGVPLSKDQSREIVYGMPYEDWKAKYQAEASDAQKAAFEQSRPKE; encoded by the coding sequence ATGACGACACAGAACGACAAACAGCAGATCGAGTTCGAGGCCGCCGCCTTCCGCCGTCTGGTGCAGCATCTTCGCGAGCGCCATGATGTGCAGAACATCGACATGATGAATCTCGCCGGTTTTTGCCGCAATTGTCTTTCCAACTGGTATCGGGAGGCGGCTGAAGAGGCGGGTGTTCCGCTCAGCAAGGATCAATCCCGGGAAATCGTCTATGGGATGCCCTATGAAGACTGGAAGGCAAAATATCAGGCGGAAGCGAGCGACGCCCAGAAAGCTGCCTTTGAGCAGAGCCGACCCAAGGAATAA